Part of the Lolium rigidum isolate FL_2022 chromosome 6, APGP_CSIRO_Lrig_0.1, whole genome shotgun sequence genome, cgcccccctatggtgtcgccgcctcgttgaccctctgacgccgcctcttcgcctataagaagcccctggacccaaaacctcgagacgaaaaagccacggtacgagaaaccttccagagccgccgccatcgcgaagccaagatctgggggacaggagtctctgttccggcacaccgccggggcggggaagtgcccccggaaggctcctccatcgacaccaccgccatcttcatcaacgctgatgtctcccatgaggagggagtagttctccatcgaggcttggggctgtaccggtagctatgtggttcatctctctcctatgtacttcaatacaataatctcatgagctgccttacatgattgagattcatatgatgatgcttgtaatctagatgtcattatgctagtcaagtgaattttacttatgtgatctccggagactccttgtcccacgtgtgtaaaggtgacagtgtgtgcacggtgtgggtctcttaggctatatttcacataatacttattcactgttatgaatgacatagtgaagtgcttatttatatctctttatgattgcaatgtgttttgtatcacaatttatctatgtgctactctagtgatgttattaaagtagttttattcctcctgcacggtgtaatggtgacagtgtgtgcatccgtgttagtacttggcgtaggctatgattatgatctcttgtagattatgaagataactattgctatgatggtattgatgtgatctattcctcctacatggtgtgaaggtgacagtgtgcatgctatgttagtacttggtttagtcgtgttgatctttcatgcactctaaggttatttaaatatgaacattgaattgtggagcttgttaactccggcattgagggttcgtgtaatcctacgcaatgtgttcatcatccaacaagagagtgtagagtatgcatctatctattacgttatgtgatcaaagttgagagtgtccactagtgaaagtctattccctaggccttgttcctaaatatcgctatcgcttgcttgtttcttgttttcttgcgttactactgctaccatattaccaccatcaactacacgccgacaagctattttccggcaccgttgccacttgctcatacttatttataccacctgtatttcactatctcttcgccgaactagtgcacctattaggtgtgttggggacacaagagacttcttgctttgtggttgcggggttgcatgagagggatatctttgacctcttcctccctgagttcgataaaccttgggtgatccacttaagggaaaactgctgttgttctacaaacctctgctcttggaggcccaacactgtctacaagaatagaagctcccgtagacatcaagctattttctagcgccgttgccggggaacgaaggaaacctacaccatttcctccctcgtcaaccacgcgccagttgtggacagcaagctattttctggcgccgttgccggggaggaaaggtaaaaggtactcacactccggatctcggctactaagctattttcgccgttgtaagtactcgaagctatttcctttagatcctgcaattgcatctttttgtttcttgtttacactagtttggcataatggacaagaatgagcttcttattctatttcctgatttaaaacatggattgtttgatgcgaaaattaaaaaacctatgaaatcttatttgcatgctggtagtaatattagtatgaacgctttgaacaccattgttgataatgatatagaaagttctaagcttggggaagctggttttcatgatctttttagtcccccaagcattgaggagaaaattttctttgatgataatttgcctcctatttatgatgattataatgatagtggtcttttgttgccacctactatggagagtaaatttttatgtgattatactatgcctcctacacttgatgagaataataatgatagctactttgttgaatttgctcccactataactaataaaattgattatgcctatgtggagagtaataattttatgcatgagactcatgataagaatgctttatgtgatagttatattgttgagtttgctcatgatgctactgaaagttattatgagagaggaaaatatggttgtagaaattttcatgttactaaaatgcctctctatgtgctgaaatttttgaagctacacttgttttatcttcctacgcttgttactttgctcttcatgaacttgtttatttacaagattcctatgcataggaagcatgttagacttaaatgtgttttgaatttgccttttgatgctctcttttgcttcaagtactatttcttgtgagtgcatcattaaaactgctgagcccatcttaatggctataaagaaagaacttcttgggagataacccatgtgttattttgctacagtactttgttttatatttgtgtcttggaagttgtttactactgtagcaacctctccttatcttagttttgtgttttgttgtgccaagtaaagtctttgatagtaaagtgaatactagatttggattactgcagaaacagatttctttgctgtcacgaatctgggtctaattctctgtaggtaactcagaaaattaagccaatttacgtgagtgatcctcagatatgtacgcaactttcattcaatttgggcattttcatttgagcaagtctggtgcccttttaaaattcgtctttacggactgttctgttttgatagattctgccttttatttcgcattgcttcttttgctatgtgggatggatttctttgtttcattgacttccagtagctttgggcaatgtccagaagtgttaagaatgattgtgtcacctctgaacatgtgagtttttgattatgcactaaccctttaatgagtttgtttcgagtttggtgtgaaggaagttttcaagggtcaagagaggaggatgatatactatgatcaaggagagtaaaagctctaagcttggggatgccccggtggttcatccctgcatatttcaagaagactcaagcatctaagcttggggatgcccaaggcatccccttcttcatcgacaaattatcagattccttctcttgaaactatatttttattcggtcacatcttatgtactttacttggagcgtatgcatgtttcttgtttttgtttttgtttgaataaatgattgtgtgggagagagacacgctccgctggttcgtatgaacacatgtgttcttagcttttaatttttatggcgaaggatgaaactgcttcgttaattgttatatggttggaaacggaaaatgctatatgtagtaagctggtatgatgtcttgaataacttgatacttggcaattgttgtgctcatgtttaagctcttgcatcatatactttgcacctattagtgaagaaatacatagagcttgttaaaatttggtttgcatgagtggtttctctagagtctagataatttctagtattgagttttgaacaacaaggaagacggtgtagagtcttataatgtttacaatatctcttttatgtgagttttgctgcaccgttcatccttgtgtttgtttcaaataaccttgctagcctaaaccttgtatcgagagggaatacttctcatgcatccaaaatacttgagccaaccactatgccatttgtgtccaccatacctacctactacatggtatttatccgccattccaaagtaaattgcttgagtgctacctttaaaattccatcattcacctttgcaatatatagctcatgggacaaatagcttaaaaactattgtggtattgaatatgtacttatgcactttatctcttattaagttgcttgttgtgcgataaccatgtttctagggacgccatcaactattctttgttgaatatcatgtgagttgctatgcatgtccgtcttgtccgaagtaagagagatctaccaccttaatggttggagcatgcatattgttagagaagaacattgggccgctaactaaagccatgattcatggtggaagtttcagttttggacatatatcctcaatctcatatgagaataataattgttgccacatgcttatgcattaaagaggagtccattatctgttgtccatgttgtcccggtatggatgtctaagttgagaataatcaaaagcgagaaatccaaaatgcgagctttctccttagacctttgtacaggcggcatggaggtaccccattgtgacacttggttaaaacatgtgcattgcaaagatccggtagtccaagctaattaggacaaggtgcgggcactattagtatactatgcatgagacttgcaacttgtaagatataatttacataactcatatgctttattactaccgttgacaaaattgtttcatgttttcaaaataaaagctctagcacaaatatagcaatcgatgctttcctctttgaaggaccattcttttttacttttatgttgagtcagttcacctatttctctccacctcaagaagcaaacacttgtgtgaactgtgcattgattcctacatacttgcatattgcacttgttatattactctatgttgacaattatccatgagatatacatgttacaagttgaaagcaaccgctgaaacttaatcttccattgtgttgcttcaatgtctttactttaaattattgctttatgagttaactcttatgcaagacttattgatgcttgtcttgaagtactattcatgaaaagtctttgctttatgattcagttgtttacccatgtcattaccattgtttggattgctgcattcattacatatgtttacaatagtatgatcaagtttatgatggcatgtcactccagaaattatctttgttatcgtttacctgctcgggacgagcaggaactaagcttggggatgctgatacgtctccgacgtatcgataatttcttatgttccatgccacattattgatgatatctacatgttttatacacattatatgtcatatttatgcgttttccggaactaacctattgacgagatgccgaagggccggttcctgttttctgtcgtttttggttccagaaatcctagtaaggaaatattctcggaatcggacgaaatcaagacccagcatcctattttgcccggaagcatccagaacacccgagaaccgccagagagggggcatagGCACacgagaccataggccggcgcggcctaggggtggcccgcgcccccctatggtgtcgccgcctcgttgaccctctgacgccgcctcttcgcatataagaagcccctggacctaaaacctcgagacgaaaaagccacggtacgagaaaccttccacagccgccgccatcgcgaagccaagatctgggggacaggagtctctgttccggcacaccgccggggcggggaagttcccccggaaggctcctccatcgacaccaccgccatcttcatcaacgctgctgtctcccatgaggagggagtagttctccatcgaggctcggggctgtaccggtagctatgtggttcatctctctcctatgtacttcaatacaataatctcatgagctgccttacatgattgagattcatatgatgatgcttgtaatctagatgtcattatgctagtcaagtgaattttacttatgtgatctccggagactccttgtcccaagtgtgtaaaggtgacaatgtgtgcaccgtgtgggtctcttaggctatatttcacagagtacttattcaccgttatgaatggcatagtgaagtgcttatttatatctctttatgattgcaatgtgttttgtatcacaatttatctatgtgctactctagtgatgttattaaagtagttttattcctcccgcacggtgtaatggtgacgagtgtgtgcatccgtgttagtacttggcgtaggctatgattatgatctcttgtagattatgaagttaactattgctatgatggtattgatgtgatctattcctcctacatggtgtgaaggtgaaagtgtgcatgctatgttagtacttggtttagtcatgttgatctttcatgcactctaaggttatttaaatatgaacattgaattgtggagcttgttaactccggcattgagggttcctgtaatcctacgcaatgtgttcatcatccaacaagagagtgtagagtatgcatctatctattctgttatgtgatcaaagttgagagtgtccactagtgaaagtctattccctaggccttgttcctaaatatcgctatcgctgcttgtttacttgtttctattgcgttactatcgctaccatattaccaccatcaactacacgccggcaagctattttcacggcaccgttgccactgctcatacttatttataccacctgtatttcactatctcttcgccgaactagtgcacctattaggtgtgttggggacacaagagacttcttgctttgtggttgcggggttgcatgagagggatatctttgacctcttcctccccgagttcgataaaccttgggtgatccacttaagggaaaactgctgctgttctacaaacctctcgctcttggaggcccaacactgtctacaagaatagaagctcccgtagacatcaagctattttctggcgccgttgccggggaacgaaggaaagctacaccatttcctccctcgtcaaccacgcgccagttgtggacagcagggCTCGTCTTCGATTCGTCAGCCGACGGATTTGGTGGTGCCGATGCTTTCTCTTTTATAGATCGCTGagcgatcacttcgtaaaacactccgtctggaatgAGGGAGCAcgtggacccgatgtttgccagagagtcggcttcctcattgttggctctgccgatatgtttaagttcgcacccttcaaatttggcttccatattctggtaCAACTATCGGtaagcgatcatgttgtcgctgactgcgtcacataggttcatcgactgttgtactaccAGGTTTGAGTCTCCGTAAATTTCCAGGCGAGTTGCCCCACATGCCCTCGCCATCTTCATTCAGTGTAACAGCGCCTCGTACTCTGCCTCGTTATTtgtcggcagggagaaattcatacgtagtatgtacttcatcttatctccctgtggtgatattAGTACCACCCCTGCCCCTGCGCCTGTGCTCCGTTTCGACTTgtcgaagtacattgtccatgaccccgacatatcgggtgctgctggtgtctgtgactggatccaatctgccatgaaatctgggaggatttgggattttatcgccgttcgattaacgtaagttatgtcatgtggtgctatttcgatggcccattgagacactcgacccgtggcctctgggttagtcattatgttcttcaatggtgcttcgcttacgACGATGATCGGGTGCTCTGTGAAATAGTGTCGTAACTTGCGagctgacctccatactgcgtatgccagcttctgatgatgggggtaCCTCTGCCTTGCAGCTGTaagcacttcactgaggtagtaaacaggcCTCTGTACAccgtgaactctccctgcttcttctcgttcgacgaccagaacgctgctaaagacttgggccGTTGCAGCTATGTACATAAGCAGTGTTTCTTTCTCACGAGGGGTTACGAGGACTGGGGATGTCGATAAGATTCTCTTCAGATTGTCGAAAGACTCCTGCTCCTCttttgtccactcgaatttttctgactttttcatcaagttgtagaagggcaaagctttttcccctagtttggcgatgaatctgctaagtgctgccaatcgtcctgccaactgctgcacttggtgcacattctttggcggctccatgtcgagaatagctttgatcttcaaagggctagcttctattcctctagctgagatgaagtagccgagtacttgtccccctggcaccccgaagaagcatttcttcgggttcagcttgattttgtacttgtctaggttgtcgaaggtttcccgtaaATCGTCGATGAGGGTGGTGGCATGTTTCGTTTTTACcacaatatcgtcgatgtagacttcgatgttcctcccgatctgttctccaaggcaagcttgcatgcaccgtTGATAAGTTGCCCCTGCATTCTTCAACCCGAAAGTcgtgacgttgtaacagaaaacgccgtgtggggtgatggtcGCAATTAACTCCTAGtcttctttcttgagcttgatctggttatacccggagtatgcatccaggaaggagagacggtcgcatccagctgtggagtcgactatctggtctattcgaggcagcgggaagtggtcttttGGGCAGTGCTTattaaggctggtgtaatcgatgcacatgcggagaGCGGTCGTGTCTTTTTTCGGCGCCATAACGGGATTAGCCACCCATTCAGCTTCCTTAAGCTCTCGAATGAATCCTGCCTTGCGAAGTCGACTaacttcttcatcaattgatCTTCTCTTCGGCTCAGAAAATCggcgcatcgactgttgtactggtttgactgtcgggtcaacattgagggcgtactcagcgagttccctggggatacctggcatgtcggatggttcccatgcaaatatctcccaccgctcatggaggaactcgatgagcgcgccttcctatgcatcAGTAAGGTCTGCTGACgtattgaccgtcttcttcgggttagtggggtgcacctgcagcttctttgctTCCTTCGCAGCGTCAAATTCGTCGGCCCTTACGTTTAGATTATCGGCTGGTGGCTGTGTATATTCCGTGACGGCGTCGAcatcgttgagttcttcctttgcTCCGAACcttgaggcgatcttctggaattctCTGTCGCAATTGTCTGAACGGGTAAAGCTTCCATGAACAGTTATTGGAGTCCCATTGTTGCCAggcatcttcagtttcaggtacgcgtaatgaggtacggccataaatttggcaaaggcaggcctgccgaggatggcgtggtactgagattcccagtcgactgcttcaaactcgattttttccttcctgaagttgctaggtgtgccaaaaactacatccagtgATGTTTTGCCtagggaataagcgggtcgagtcggtataatgccatggaatcttgtatcggactctcttagcatgtcgactgttaaacccattgctttcaCCGTGTTGGTGAATAATAGGTTCAaaccacttcctccgtccatgaatactttgctcatattgtacccccaatctgcgcctcaaggacaagggctgcatgacctggtctagggacggccTTCGGATGATCCGCCCTGCTGAAGGAGACGCTCtgttctgaccagtcgatgaattcgggtgtatcaACCATAGCGACTTTCGCATATTTCACTTCTCGTGAGAATTTTTTGATTtccctctttgaaaagctggttttatggatcatgttgacctgcccaCATGGCTCTGGGAACACTTCGGTTGGTACATATTTGTCTCCTTCTGCTGGCTCGTATGGCTCTGGTACGTATGGTTCTGGTGGATAACCGTAAGATCCTGCTCTTCTCTCCATTATGTGAACTCTTGACATGGCTTCAGCTCTGAGGTCGTCACAGAACTGccgaatctccaggaagtgtcggcagcTCCTTAGCAGGTGACTGGATTTTTCTCGACCATCCTTCAGATCGACGTAAGAGTGAAGGTAGCACGGTGCCTCGAGCTGCTCTGTAGCCGATAAATACGGTGAGCGAGTGCGACCCTGAATCGGTTGCGTGTCCTGGCATCCTCGTTCGAACTGGTGAGGGCGGGTTGCCGTACGTTCTTCCTCTTCACGGCGCGAGTCCCGTCGTCTTTTCCTTCGCCCCGTTGTgaggtcgaaacttcctcggttgcCTTCTTGCATGTTTCTGGATGGAACTTCCATGGTTGTTGCCGGAGTGACACCTGCCGAAACTGACATCCTCGGGCCAGACGCTCttgtcctagggaggcgaaggaagcctccggagtcgatgatgaagtggacgccACCAAAAGTGGTGTTCATGCCGTCGCACGATTCTGCAGGGTTCGGGTGCGGCGTCTCGGGATgtggtacgaactcgaaggatccgcagcgaaTCGAGTCTTCCGGATCTGATGGCGTCGGtgactcgagtaagaacgccgcagatgtgactgatactgccgatgacctgccttgtgccgacatgtttcccacagacggcgccaattgtcgagggtgctcctcggcaatgccctccgataggggcttagggttgatggaatcctgtaagctgacacgagacatcggttcacagacaagcggggagagcaatttacccaggttcggggccctcgatgaggtaaaacccttacgtcctgcctgtctgatcttgattatgagaatattgggttacaatgggatgCCGAAGGGtttggctgagatctcgtcgagaggctaagtgctgcggcgacctagctctagacttttggtggctaagattgctaagattgtacctgtccctcgacagcccctctcctggcctttatataggaggccaggtctcaagagatctaaccgagtacgactagatttacagtaattctatctctaaaccttccttgttcgactccttccttgccttgcctgtcaaggaatcttctgcttcGCCATCCAAGCGGCCCATCTTgtcatcgaataccttcatgggcctccagctagatcgtacaggtagggcaatgtcggttacccgaagggtaatgcccacgtcatccgGGCTCCCATAATATGGTGCACGATATTCCCATGGATCCCTCTCCTGACATATACTGATGTGATGGTTCTTCCCACGGTTCAAGTAGCCAAGAGAATTCTCATTCCTAATATTCTGGAAAGGCAGAGTGCTCAAAGCAATGTCTCTACTAGCTGCGGCAACCGAAGGAGGTACACAGGACCCCATCGGTGCCGTGCTGACCAAAGGAACGATGGAAGATGTATTGGCTGATCTTCCTGCATTCGAATCTAGCGGATCTAGGGGTCTACCAGGGTTCTCTAAACTTACCACAGTAGTTTGATGAGGAAGCGTGGATGAGGGAGCTGAGGCGAAGGAGTTTGCGGATGAATCAGCTCGAGCTCCAGCCATCTCTTGCCGGTGAGCCCAGCGATCACGATTGCTTGTCGCCGCCAGATCCTCCTTCATCTGGCGCTCCGCCAGAGCTCTCTCCCTCGTCGCCTTCTCGGTGATGCAGATGGTTTCCGCTCTTCGACGGTCCTCTTCCAGCCTCCTTTCTTCGTTGCGACGGTGTTCCTCCGAGCGGCGCCTCACCTCCGCTTCACGTCTCCTATCTTCCTCCCTACGACGATCTTCCTCTCTTCTTCTGTCTTCCTCCCAGCGTTGTTCCTCCTCCCACCTTCTCTCATCCTCCCGTCTCTCCTCGGCCGATCTGAATCGAGGGTTGTACGGCGGCCTCTGATAACCACTTCTCGGTGGAGATCTGCGCGGTGGAGATCGGCGAGGAGGTCGGCGATCCATCGATCCAACCACTTGCGCAAAGGATCTGCCGTCACCAGATCTCACCCCTTGCCAGATTCGCAGTGGAGAAGACGACGGAGCTTGGATTCGTGGTGGATTGGGATCTCTCACGAAGACGACGCCGCACGTCGCCCTCGATCTAGGGTTTGGACTGGGGAAGTTGTGGGAGATGCGTCCACAGGAGGTCACAGATAACTCTCGGCCTGGTCTCCCCGGAACAGTGTTGGGCTGTGGCCTGTTATGCGAAGCTTCAGCCGCCATGGCCTCGAAATGGGCCTGCAGCTCAACAACCAAAACTCTCGCGCGTTCGCAGGACGGTGAGAGCAATAGCGCTGGCACCTGCGTCGCCATGCCATCGACCTCGAGCTCTGGCATTTGCGGGCCAACCGGCACACGGTAGGACGGGAACAACACCGTCATCCCATTCCCGATCCGTTGGTCGCCGGTGATCCTCTCGATTTCCAGCACTGCGCCATCCAAAAGCAGGATGGTCTCGTGAGCGATGTGGAGGATTGAACCATACCTCCGCAGCCCCTCATCGAAGTAGATTGCCTCCACCTCCGGCATCTCGCCGCGGTGTTGGATTCCGGCGGGCGGGGATCCTCGGGGGCGGGGCGGCGCCAGAAATCGGCTGACGTGCGGCTCACGAAACGTGACATCCCATGCATCTCATCTTTTTCGAATGAGAGCCCCCGGAAAACATGTTTGGATGCCCTTCATCAGCATTTTTGGGTTTGAGGTTTGGggtgtctgctagagatgctctaataaccTGTCAAGACCTGGTTGGTGTAGAAAAAGTCCATCCATCCTCGCGGGCCAACATCTGCGCTGCACGTTTGACATCACTAGCTCACCGTATACGCAAATGGGCAGAAGCATAGTACACCTCCGATTGCCATTCCCGGGCGACGTATTTGTACGTACGCTGATGTTACGCTAGCAGGTTGCAGCACAATCATTGCAAGCTCAGCTACTGGCCGGGCACTCAGGTGGCCTATTGCTACGGGGGACCGTATACCCGTGCTACATTTTTGAATTTTGTTGTGCACTTGTACAGCACTGCCAGTCGCTGTTTACGCCTAGCTTGTGCATCAAATTTTACTCGAACGACACCGACTCCTGATTGTAGGATTACGTACATACCAATATACACCATCTTCTCTGAGAGCCCAGCTAGCTAGATAAAGGTAGTTTTCATTCAGAAACCTGCCCACAACTCGTACAAAAGTGTTCAGTTAATTCTGGAGCTAGTACGCGTACACCGTCTACTCATGATCCTGTAGTACTACACTCTGCCATCATAGCTACTTTGACAAATTTCACACACACGTTAACCATAACACACCGAATTAGGGTTATTTTACTCTCCGTCCATGAATGTGCGGGAGGAGCTCTGGGACGACGAGCAGGAGCCGCCGCGGGCCGGGTCGGCGATGGACACGATGACGTCGACGAACGCCGCCACGATCGCGGTGTGCGTATCCTCGCCGTTGGCGCGCAGGAACCACCCCAGCATCTCCTCGAGCCAGCCCCAGCTCTCGACGCCGTGCGAGGCCACCATCTCCTCCATGGACGCCCGGAAGTCCCGGTACGGGTCCGCCGACTCGAACGCCACCGCCAGGCCGCCGGCGAACGCCTCCACCGGCTTCTCCTCCAGTATGGACCTCGTGGCGCCCGACGCAATCGGGTCGAAGAGGAGCCGGTCGGAGGAGCGGAGGAGGCCCCCCACGATatcggcgtcgtcgtcgacggctgcCGTGTCGTCACCCCCCACCGCCGACGCCTCGGACGCCGTGGTGGAGATGCTGCCGGAGCAGTCATCTCCGCGCCGCGCGGAGGAGTTCGTGAAGGAGCTCTCGCCGGAATCGAGGAAGATCGAGGCCAGCGTCCGTGCGCCgggcggcggtggcgcggcgtGGAAGGACTCTGTTCTTGGGACCTTGCATGACGGCCACGCCCAGGCATGCGCGGCGCCCGGGTCACGGGGAGGTGACGGCGCCGGAGCATCCTCCTTGGCCTTCATGTGGAAGAGGGAGCTCAACGCCAGCTTGCTGGTGACCATTGTTGCACTTTTTGTGGTGGACCGGAGTTGGAGGACAAGAGAAAGAGAACAAGAGGTTGCTGTGTGGCTTTAAGAACTCGGATCCGCTTATATCGCAATGTCGCTCGTGGTGGTAGTTTGGTTTTAAATGAGTCCTGGGAGGGAAGAAGAGAGCAGGAAATAGGAGGACATCCTCCGGGATGGCCGGCAGCCTAGGACAACCTGTAGAAATGAGGACAAAAGTCTCCCGAACTAAAGGAGGCCTTTATttcaaagaaataaaaaaa contains:
- the LOC124662771 gene encoding transcription repressor OFP13-like, producing the protein MVTSKLALSSLFHMKAKEDAPAPSPPRDPGAAHAWAWPSCKVPRTESFHAAPPPPGARTLASIFLDSGESSFTNSSARRGDDCSGSISTTASEASAVGGDDTAAVDDDADIVGGLLRSSDRLLFDPIASGATRSILEEKPVEAFAGGLAVAFESADPYRDFRASMEEMVASHGVESWGWLEEMLGWFLRANGEDTHTAIVAAFVDVIVSIADPARGGSCSSSQSSSRTFMDGE